The Pyrococcus kukulkanii genome contains a region encoding:
- a CDS encoding DNA-directed RNA polymerase subunit A' — MQSVKKVIGSIEFGILSPQEIRKMSAVEVTVPDTYDDDGYPIEGGVMDKRMGVIDPGLRCETCGARAGECPGHFGHIELARPVIHVGFAKTIHRILESTCRECGRIKLTDEEIEEYMKKLELAKNRRSEVNKILKEIHKKAKERMVCPHCGAPQFPIKFEKPTIYWEIRKDEQGNEYKHRMMPTEVRDRLEKIPDKDLPLLGLHPEKSRPEWMVLTVLPVPPVTVRPSITLETGIRAEDDLTHKLVDIIRINNRLKQNIEAGAPQLIIEDLWDLLQYHVTTYINNETSGVPPAKHKSGRPLKTLAQRLKGKEGRFRGNLSGKRVNFSARTVISPDPMISINEVGVPIQIAMELTVPEKVTEFNIEKLRKMVLNGPDKYPGANYVIDPDGKRIRIMESNREFLAERLDIGWTVERHLLDGDIVLFNRQPSLHRMSIMAHRVRVMPYKTFRLNLAVCPPYNADFDGDEMNLHVPQTEEAQAEARILMEVQNHILSPRYGGPIIGGIQDHISGGYLLTREGAYFTREEVEQMLMFAGVDIKELPEPDKYENGKPLWSGKTIFSLLLPDDLTVWYRNKLCDEPERCEALEKLIEEKLMPDPEEVRKLAYDGFVYIQNGKLLSGAIDKKAYGREDGIILDLIVREYGVERARQFLDQVTKLAIWVITHKGFTTGIDDEDLPEEARDRIREIIREAEERVQKLIEAYERGELEPLPGKTLEETLESKIMAVLAEARDNAGSIAEKYLGMDNHTVIMAKTGARGKILNITQMAALLGQQSIRGKRLYRGFRGRVLSHFKPGDLGARARGFVVNSYKSGLSPQEYFFHAMGGREGLVDTAVRTAQSGYMQRRLINALQDLKVDYDGTVRDPTGVIVQFKYGEDGVDPMKSWGGKTVDVDRIIVRTLLKVRANGKR; from the coding sequence ATGCAGTCCGTTAAGAAGGTTATTGGTAGTATTGAGTTTGGCATCCTCTCACCCCAGGAAATCAGAAAGATGAGTGCGGTTGAGGTTACAGTCCCAGACACTTACGACGATGATGGTTATCCCATTGAAGGCGGTGTAATGGACAAAAGAATGGGAGTTATTGACCCAGGGCTTAGATGTGAGACCTGTGGGGCAAGGGCTGGAGAGTGTCCTGGTCACTTCGGGCACATAGAGCTTGCCAGGCCCGTCATCCACGTTGGATTCGCAAAGACCATACACAGGATCCTCGAGAGCACATGTAGGGAATGTGGAAGGATAAAGCTTACCGATGAGGAAATTGAGGAGTACATGAAGAAGCTTGAGTTAGCTAAGAACAGGAGGAGTGAGGTAAACAAGATACTCAAGGAGATCCACAAGAAGGCAAAGGAGAGAATGGTCTGTCCGCACTGTGGTGCCCCTCAATTCCCCATTAAGTTTGAAAAGCCCACAATCTACTGGGAGATAAGGAAGGACGAGCAGGGCAACGAGTACAAGCACAGGATGATGCCCACAGAGGTTAGAGACAGGCTTGAGAAGATTCCGGATAAGGATCTCCCACTCCTTGGTTTACATCCTGAGAAGTCAAGGCCCGAATGGATGGTTCTCACGGTTCTCCCAGTGCCCCCAGTTACCGTTAGACCCTCGATTACTCTAGAAACTGGTATTAGGGCTGAAGATGATCTTACCCACAAGTTAGTGGATATCATTAGGATTAACAATAGACTCAAGCAGAACATCGAGGCTGGAGCTCCTCAGCTCATTATCGAGGATCTTTGGGATCTCCTCCAGTACCACGTTACTACCTATATAAACAACGAAACCTCGGGAGTTCCCCCGGCAAAGCACAAGAGTGGAAGACCTCTCAAGACCCTCGCTCAGCGTCTCAAGGGTAAGGAAGGAAGATTTAGAGGCAACCTGAGTGGTAAGAGAGTTAACTTCTCAGCGAGAACAGTCATAAGCCCAGATCCCATGATAAGCATCAATGAGGTCGGAGTTCCAATCCAAATAGCTATGGAACTCACAGTTCCCGAAAAAGTAACGGAGTTTAACATTGAAAAGCTTAGGAAGATGGTTCTCAACGGGCCGGATAAATATCCTGGGGCCAACTACGTTATCGATCCTGATGGGAAGAGGATTAGGATAATGGAGAGCAACAGGGAGTTCCTCGCTGAGAGGCTTGACATAGGCTGGACAGTGGAGAGGCACCTCCTTGATGGTGACATAGTGCTCTTCAACAGACAGCCCTCCCTTCACAGGATGAGCATCATGGCCCACCGCGTTAGGGTAATGCCCTACAAGACGTTCAGGCTTAACTTGGCAGTTTGTCCACCTTACAACGCTGACTTCGATGGAGACGAGATGAACCTTCACGTTCCTCAGACTGAGGAAGCCCAGGCCGAGGCTAGGATTTTGATGGAGGTCCAGAACCACATACTCTCGCCGAGATATGGAGGGCCAATCATAGGTGGAATTCAGGATCACATTTCAGGTGGATACCTACTGACCAGAGAGGGGGCATACTTCACGAGGGAAGAGGTTGAGCAGATGCTTATGTTTGCCGGTGTTGACATTAAGGAGCTCCCCGAGCCGGACAAATACGAGAACGGTAAGCCATTGTGGAGCGGAAAGACGATATTCTCCCTGTTGCTCCCAGATGACTTGACGGTTTGGTACAGAAACAAGCTCTGCGATGAGCCTGAGAGGTGTGAAGCCTTAGAAAAGTTGATTGAAGAGAAATTAATGCCGGATCCCGAGGAAGTGAGAAAACTGGCTTACGATGGCTTTGTCTACATCCAGAACGGTAAGCTCCTTAGCGGTGCTATTGACAAGAAGGCCTACGGTAGAGAAGATGGAATAATCCTTGACCTTATAGTGAGGGAGTACGGGGTTGAGAGGGCGAGGCAGTTCCTTGATCAGGTTACAAAGCTTGCAATATGGGTGATCACTCACAAGGGCTTCACAACTGGAATTGATGACGAAGATCTTCCGGAGGAGGCCAGGGATAGGATAAGGGAGATAATTAGAGAAGCAGAGGAAAGAGTTCAGAAGCTGATCGAGGCTTATGAGAGGGGAGAGCTCGAGCCTCTCCCAGGAAAGACTCTCGAAGAGACGTTAGAGAGCAAGATCATGGCAGTTCTCGCTGAGGCTAGAGATAATGCCGGTTCAATAGCCGAGAAATACCTTGGTATGGATAACCACACCGTTATCATGGCCAAGACTGGAGCGAGAGGTAAGATACTCAACATAACCCAGATGGCAGCTTTACTCGGCCAGCAGTCAATTAGAGGTAAGAGACTGTACAGAGGGTTCAGGGGAAGAGTTCTAAGTCACTTCAAGCCTGGGGATCTTGGAGCTAGGGCGAGGGGATTCGTAGTTAACTCATACAAGAGTGGTCTTAGTCCCCAGGAGTACTTCTTCCACGCCATGGGTGGTAGAGAAGGTCTCGTCGATACGGCCGTAAGAACCGCTCAGAGCGGTTACATGCAGAGGAGATTAATCAATGCACTCCAGGATCTCAAAGTCGACTACGATGGCACAGTTAGGGATCCAACGGGAGTAATAGTTCAGTTCAAGTACGGCGAAGATGGTGTTGATCCAATGAAGAGTTGGGGCGGAAAGACCGTTGATGTTGATAGGATAATTGTGAGAACCCTCTTGAAGGTTAGGGCAAATGGAAAGAGGTGA